The genomic region ATGGTGCTGGCGAGCCTGTTCGTCCTGACTCCCGGCCAGCCCGCCCTGCCGCAGCCCGGGGCCTTTCTGCGTGATATCCATGATTCCGATGGCAGCGGTGCCAAGGCTTTCGAAAGCCTCAAAGAACAGCAGGGCCGGCGGAGAAACCGCCGGCCCTGCCCAAATGCACAACCACCACATCACCAGTGATTCGCAGTCACCCACGCGCCCAGCGCGCGGGGGTCTCGGGATCCATGAAGGACTAGGAACGCAGGAAGAATGTGGCAGCCGGCCGCTCGTCCTTGCCCACCTTTGCCAGCGCCAGGGCACCCTGCCGGAGGACAAGGTAGGAGCCCGGGACGTCCACCGACTCGAAGGAGGCGCCGGCAGCATCCGACAGGCCGCCCCGCTTCAGGAAGGCCGACGACGACCCCTCCGTAGTCGCTATGCTCACCGCTGATCCCTGTACCCGGAGGTAGCGGCCCTTGGCCAGGACCGGCTCGATGACCACCGAGTTCTTCTTGGCGTAGCCCGGCGCGATGCGGAACTGGGATGCCGCCAGTGCGGGGGAGGGGGCAGCGGTGACGGTGGCGCCGTCGTGCGCCAGGAACGTGCCAGGGCCCGAGGCGGGTTCCAGGCGCACCGGCAGTTCGCCGTCGCCCACCGGTACGCCGAAATTCGGTGTGCCGTCCGCGTTCCAGTACAGCCGCTGCACCCGGGCGTGCCGGTTGGGATCGTACAGCGGGTCGCCGACGATAGTGCGGTAGGACCGGGCGTGGTACACCAGCACGTCGTTGCCGGCCTCGTCCACGGTGAAGGAGTTGTGTCCCGGTCCGTACTGCTTGGAGCCCTCGGTGGTCACAAAGACGGGAACGGGTGTCTTGTTCCATGATGCAGCGTTGAGCAGGTCGGCAGTGGCGTCAGCCGTCAGCAGGCCCACGCAGTAGTTGGCGTCCGTGGCGCTGGCGGAGAAGGTCACGAAGATGCGGCCGTTCCGCTTGATCACCGCTGGGCCTTCGTTCACCTTGTAGCCCCGGGTCTCCCAGTCCAGCGTGGGAACGGCAATGCGGACCGGGGTGCTGGAGAGCGTTGACGGTGACGACATGGACGCGATGTACAGGCTGGAGTTCACACCAGTGTCGCTCTGAGCCCACAGCAGGTAGCGCGTGCCCCCGTGCTCGAACGTGGTGGCATCCAGGGAGAAGGTGTCAGCATGCGTGTACACGCGGACCGGCGGTCCCCACACGGCGGTGGCCGGATCGGCGTCGTCAGTGGAAATCACGTAGATCCGCACCCGGAAGACATCGCTGCTGTCGCCGGCGGCGAAGTAGATGTGCCATTGGCCGTCGAAGTGGTGCAGTTCGGGAGCCCAGATGTGGCCGCCCATCGTTCCGGAGGCGGGCCGTGTCCAGACCACCGCTTCCGCAGCGCTGCCGAGCCCCGCGATAGTGGGGGAGGAACGGACGATGATGCGGTTGTACTCGGGCACGGAACCGGTGAAGTAGTACTTGCCGTCCGTGTGCTTCATGAGCCACGGGTCCGCCCGCTGCGGAACCACCGGGTTGATCAGTGGAGTCGAATCGGCGGCTGCGGAAGCGGCGGGTGCCGCCACCAGGGCCCCGCCTCCCGCACCCGCGACGGCGAAGGCTGCGGCTGCTGCGGTTCCGGTGCCAAGGAAGGACCGGCGGGAGAACTGGCGGTTGACGGAATCATTCATGCTGAAAAGTCCTTTCGACGTGCGGGAATTGACGTGCGGGATAGGTAAAGAGTCAGCCGGCTTTCCGGGCGAAGAGCCGCTGCAGCAGGATGAAGACGAGGAGCAGGCCGCCGATGACGATCTTGGTCCACCAGGAGCTGAGGGTGCCGTCGTAGGCGATGAAGGTCTGGACAATCCCCAGCACCAGTACGCCGACGACGGAGCCCAGGACATAGCCGGTGCCGCCGGTCAGCAGGGTGCCGCCGATGACCACCGCCGCGATGGCGTCGAGCTCCATGCCCTGCGCCGCCAGGCTGTAGCCGGAGAGGCTATAGAAGGAGAACAGGATGCCGGCGACGGCCGAGCAGAGGCCGCTGAGTGCGTAGACAAGGATCTTGGTGCTCTTCACCGGCAGGCCCATCAGCATGGCGGAGTGTTCGCTGCCGCCGATGGCGTAGACGGTCCGGCCGAAGCGGGTGTGGTGCAGGACGAAGAAGGCTATGGCCACGATTCCAAGGGCCAGGAGGACGCCCGGCGAGACGAAGAGGTCGCCCGGGAGCGGGATCTGGGCCTGCGCCATGCCGGTAAAGAACCCCTCGGTGACCGGGATCGAGTCAAGGCTGATGACGTAGCAGAGGCCGCGGGCCAGGAACATGCCGGCCAGGGTCACGATGAACGGCTGGATGTCGAAGTACTGGATGATCAGACCCATCAGGAGTCCCAGGCCGCCGCCGATCAGGAGCACGAGGACGATGACGGCGCCTGCGTTCCAGCCCTGCTGCAGCAGCGTGGCGCTCACCATCATGGACAGTGCGACGACGGCCCCGACGGAGAGGTCGATGCCCCCGGTGAGGATCACGAAGGTCATGCCGACGGCGAGCACGATGAGGAAGGTGTTGTCGATGAAGAGGTTGAGGAAGACCTGGCCGGAGAGGAAACTCGGGTACATCCCCGCCCCCACGGCGAACATGGCGATGAACAGCCCCACCGTGGCCAGCGTCGGCGCGTAGCGGGCACCGCCGCGCAGGCGGCTGCGCGCCGGCGACGGCTTCTTGACGGTCAGGGGCGTAAGCGTGGACAGCGGGGACATTAGATGGCGACCTTTTCCTTTGCGGCGGGCTTGGGTGCTGCCTTGAGGCTGCTGAGCAGGGTCCGTGCCTTGGGCGCCTGCAGGAGGCAAACGGTGATGACCACCAGCGCCTTGAACACAAGGGTCACCTCCGGCGGGATCCCGAGGGTGTAGACCGTGGTGGTCAGTGTCTGGATGATGAAGGCCCCGACGACGGTTCCCACCAGGGTGTACCGCCCGCCGGCCAGTGAGGTGCCGCCGATAACCACCGCCAGTATGGCGTCCATTTCGATGTAGAGCCCGGCATTGTTGGCGTCGGCCGCCGTGACGTTGGAGCTGATCATCAGGCCGGCAACCGCGGCGCAGACGGCGCTGAAGACGTAGACGATCCAGATGATGTTCCGCGACCGGAGCCCGGCGAGGCGGCTGGCGACCGGGTTGATGCCCACCGCCTCGATCAGGGTCCCCAGCGCGGTGCGGCGGGTGAGCACGGCGGCCAGGACGAACACGGCGGCGGTAATGAGGATGGAGATCGGCAAGGTGAACAGGTATCCCGCGCCGATGGATTTGTAGTGGTCATTGGACACCGAGATGATCTGGCCGCCGGTGATGAGCTGGGCGATGCCGCGGCCGGCCGTCATGAGAACCAGCGTGGCGATAATCGGCTGCACGCCGATGGTGGACACCAGGAAACCGTTCCAGACACCCAGGGCAAGGGCGGCGACGACGGCGATAACGACTGCCGTCGCGGCCGTCACCGGGGATCCGGGGTCAGGGGAGGCGGCGATGTAAGCACACGAGGCGGCCCCTGCGATCGCCACCACAGCGCCGACCGACAGGTCAATGCCGCGGGTGGCGATGACGAGGGTCATGCCGAGCGCAATGAGGATCGTGGGGGCGCCGTTGCGCATGATGTCGACGAGGCTGCCGTAGAGGTGGCCGTCCTGCATCCGCAGGCCCAGGAAGTCGGGCCGGAAAATCTGGTTGAGCAGCAGCAGCGCTGCCAGGGCGATCACCGGCCACGCGAGGCGGTGTTTCAGAAGGGATTTCACTGGGCGCCTCCGGCGATGACCGTCATGACGTCTTCCACGGAGACGCCGTCGTTATTAATTTCGGCGACCATCGCCCTGTCCTTGATGACGGCGACGCGGTCGCTCACGCGCAGGACTTCCTCGAGCTCGGAGGAAATGAAGAGGATGGACATGCCGTCGGCCGCGAGCTGGCTGACGAGTTTCTGGATCTGGGTCTTGGCTCCGATGTCGATGCCGCGGGTGGGCTCGTCGAGGATCAGCAGTTCGGGATGCGTGACCAGCCAGCGGGCGAGGAGCACCTTTTGCTGGTTGCCGCCGCTGAGGTTCCGGATGAGTGCGTCAGGGTTGGCCGGGCGGATGTCGAGGGTCTTGATGTATTCGGCCACCAGCTCGTCCTGGACCTTGCGGGGAATCCGGCGGGCCCAGCCCTTGCTGGCCTGCATGGCCAGCACCAGGTTGTCGCGGACGGTGAGGTCGCCGATGAGGCCTTCCTCCTTGCGGTCCTCCGAGCAGAATCCGATGCGCTTGTCGATGGCGGTGCGCGGGGAGCGGATTTTCTGCCCCGCACCCTTGATTTTGATGGAGCCTTCGTCGGCCTTGTCGGCGCCGAAGAAGAGCCGGGCAATTTCAGTCCGGCCGGCCCCGAGCAGGCCCGCCAG from Arthrobacter globiformis harbors:
- a CDS encoding family 43 glycosylhydrolase, with product MNDSVNRQFSRRSFLGTGTAAAAAFAVAGAGGGALVAAPAASAAADSTPLINPVVPQRADPWLMKHTDGKYYFTGSVPEYNRIIVRSSPTIAGLGSAAEAVVWTRPASGTMGGHIWAPELHHFDGQWHIYFAAGDSSDVFRVRIYVISTDDADPATAVWGPPVRVYTHADTFSLDATTFEHGGTRYLLWAQSDTGVNSSLYIASMSSPSTLSSTPVRIAVPTLDWETRGYKVNEGPAVIKRNGRIFVTFSASATDANYCVGLLTADATADLLNAASWNKTPVPVFVTTEGSKQYGPGHNSFTVDEAGNDVLVYHARSYRTIVGDPLYDPNRHARVQRLYWNADGTPNFGVPVGDGELPVRLEPASGPGTFLAHDGATVTAAPSPALAASQFRIAPGYAKKNSVVIEPVLAKGRYLRVQGSAVSIATTEGSSSAFLKRGGLSDAAGASFESVDVPGSYLVLRQGALALAKVGKDERPAATFFLRS
- the yjfF gene encoding galactofuranose ABC transporter, permease protein YjfF, producing the protein MSPLSTLTPLTVKKPSPARSRLRGGARYAPTLATVGLFIAMFAVGAGMYPSFLSGQVFLNLFIDNTFLIVLAVGMTFVILTGGIDLSVGAVVALSMMVSATLLQQGWNAGAVIVLVLLIGGGLGLLMGLIIQYFDIQPFIVTLAGMFLARGLCYVISLDSIPVTEGFFTGMAQAQIPLPGDLFVSPGVLLALGIVAIAFFVLHHTRFGRTVYAIGGSEHSAMLMGLPVKSTKILVYALSGLCSAVAGILFSFYSLSGYSLAAQGMELDAIAAVVIGGTLLTGGTGYVLGSVVGVLVLGIVQTFIAYDGTLSSWWTKIVIGGLLLVFILLQRLFARKAG
- a CDS encoding ABC transporter permease, whose protein sequence is MKSLLKHRLAWPVIALAALLLLNQIFRPDFLGLRMQDGHLYGSLVDIMRNGAPTILIALGMTLVIATRGIDLSVGAVVAIAGAASCAYIAASPDPGSPVTAATAVVIAVVAALALGVWNGFLVSTIGVQPIIATLVLMTAGRGIAQLITGGQIISVSNDHYKSIGAGYLFTLPISILITAAVFVLAAVLTRRTALGTLIEAVGINPVASRLAGLRSRNIIWIVYVFSAVCAAVAGLMISSNVTAADANNAGLYIEMDAILAVVIGGTSLAGGRYTLVGTVVGAFIIQTLTTTVYTLGIPPEVTLVFKALVVITVCLLQAPKARTLLSSLKAAPKPAAKEKVAI